The window ATTGCTGGCTAATGCCATCTCCAGCGAATGCCCAAGGATACCAAACCCGGTAACATCTGTGGCTGCATGAACGTCATACTGCAACGCCAGGTCCATTGCTTTGTCATTTAATGCGGCAATCAGGGGAAGAGTCTCACGGGCAAGATCATTAAAATCAAATTTACCGGCCCGTACCGCGTTAAAGAGTACACCTGAGCCGAGAGGCTTGGTGAGAATGAGAGCGTCTCCCGGTTGTGCACCGGCATTGGTGATGATACGGTCAGGATGTACCGACCCATTCACACAAAGCCCATACTTTGGCTCGTTATCATCCACCGAATGTCCTCCGACAAGACAGGCACCGGCCTCCATTACCTTGTCATGGCCACCTTTCAGAATTTCCCTCAACACCCCCATGTCGAGATGTTTTGTTGGAAACATAACAACATTGAGCGCTGTAAGCGGCTTTCCTCCCATGGAGTAAACGTCTGAAATGGAATTCGCCGCTGAGATCTGGCCAAACCAATATGGATCATCAACCGGTGGAGTAATAAAATCCACAGTATTGATCATCGCAACATCATCAGAAATCCTATATACCGCGGCATCGTCTGAAGTCTCAAAGCCAACAAGCAGGTCTGGATCAATCGGTGAATTGAATCCTTTGAGTGCGTCCGACAAGTCCGCCGGACCAATTTTTGCCGCTCAACCGCACGTTCGAGCAAGCCGTGTTAAAGTCTTTTTCCTGAATATATTCACGTAAATCACCTTCTAATACAAATTATCCGATATCAAATACATTATTTTCCGATCGATAGCATAACC of the Desulfosediminicola ganghwensis genome contains:
- the selD gene encoding selenide, water dikinase SelD, coding for MGPADLSDALKGFNSPIDPDLLVGFETSDDAAVYRISDDVAMINTVDFITPPVDDPYWFGQISAANSISDVYSMGGKPLTALNVVMFPTKHLDMGVLREILKGGHDKVMEAGACLVGGHSVDDNEPKYGLCVNGSVHPDRIITNAGAQPGDALILTKPLGSGVLFNAVRAGKFDFNDLARETLPLIAALNDKAMDLALQYDVHAATDVTGFGILGHSLEMALASNTHITLDYSRLPFYEGAPEMYKKGETTGSNGANRAMVARYNLMVGKKLSKAEEELMYDPQTSGGLLIAVPSDQADQLVKDMREAGISTAVRVAEVTDENTGLTVR